CATGTCTTATGACAGATATCTTGCTATCTGTTATCCTCTGCAATATCACACTCGTATGACATCTAACAAAGTTGCTGTGCTTATTGCTCTAACATGGTTATACCCATTTGTTGGAGTTTCTGTCACAATATCTTTAAGTTCTCCTTTACAGCTGTGTGGGAACATCATTAAAACAGTTTACTGTGATAACTACGCTATTGTCAAACTGGCCTGCTCTGACACCAGAGTGAACAACATTTATGGACTCATTCACATTTCTCTGGTAATCTTTGTTCCTCTCCTTTTAATCCTCTACACCTACATGAGGAtccttaaagtgtgtttttctggttcTAAGCAGACGAGACAGAAAGCTGTCAGCACCTGCACCCCCCACCTCGCTTCCACAATCAACTTTTTCTTTGGTTCTTTCTTTCAAATATTACAGAGCAGGTTTGATTTGAGCAGTGTACCCATGATGTTACGTATTTTTTTGTCCTTATACTTTCTGACCTGCCAACCAATACTTAACCCTTTAATGTATGGACTGCAAATGTCTAAAATACGTATCTTATGTAAAAGTCTGATCTTTGGTTGTTAGAAAAATCCCGCTTAGAACGTTTGTTGCTTCCGTTTCTTTGTTAAATCCTTTGCATCCAAGCTGCTGGTTTGGTATTTCTGTGTCTCATGTGTTAATCCTGAAAGCTGAGTGACCTCGCAAAGAGCCCAGGATGTGTCCCTGAAGGCCGAACGCACGCTGTGGAGGAGAGGCCGGGCCCGAGATGAGAAGAAAAGCTGCTGATTCCATCTACTGAATAACTAACTGGACTCCCAACTCCTTTAAAAGACTCGATTGTGAACATGCTTCAGTtatctttctgtttttgctgtaaAACTGATTCTGTTTGCAAGTAAAAATGATCTTTGAGACAACTCCAGTGGTTTGTCCATTCTTTGAGAAATAATTATCTtaacattatatataatgttaataatacagcacatttacatttacatttacatttaacattagtaaaatgtaaacTAGTGCTTAAAAGTCGATACGTTATTTAGAAAAACTatgaagaaaatagaaaaagcccccccccactctgacatctctccatttgtgcgtgtgtaggtcctgagcatgtgtgtgtgttttcaggcctgtgtgtagttattactaacaaaacacagtgtaaattgtaattcccccactggggatcaataaacagccCAAAACAACATATTATTTTTAGATAATGGCCATCTGCGAGATGTTGAGTTGTGAGAACCATTGTAGGAACAGACAGGTGTTTTGGTGAGTGATGGGCTCACCTTTCACCATCGCAGCCCCCCCatcacagccccccccctctGGAACTCCCTTTGATGGTGAGAAGAAAGGTATCATTATCTCTGGAACTCTCCGCCCATACAGACACCTTCAAATACCTCAGGAAAGCCCTGAGATAAGCCTTAACCCTGTAATAACACAACATACCACCTGCTTTGCTGCTTTTACTCTTTTATTTGCTATTAATGTGCTTTATTGTAGGGTCTTTGAGTACCTTGAAAAGCGctatgtaaaacaaaatattgttaAACAGTATAGTaaggtgatgttttttttcgTGGTAAAACCATATTGATACAAAGAAGCCAAGTATcgattatttttaaaatataaattgcaCTTGAGAATTTAACTCTTGGGTACTAgaataataaaagaaacaagaacaatggaagtgagatgaacaaacaaagaaaacgtGTCTTTTAAAgagattattttttgtaataataatataatagttTTTATCTCGTCCGAAGTAAAACACAAGATTCAGGTGGGGGGCTTTAACATCTGATTCTGGAGTAATAATTGAGAGTAGACTTGACCTTAAAGTGCAGTTGGTCCCACGGTGGGCCGCTGCTGCAACGTGTTTTTAACAGAAACTCTGAATTATGCATGATATACATTTCCATGgctttaatttaataaatcaaCACTTTGTGTTGTTATTGCCGTGTTCTAGAGTCACTCGGTATATGTTTTAAAGGTAAAatatgtccatccatccatcttcgtctgtTTATCTGGGGTCAggtctcggggggggggggggggggggcagttccAGCAGGAGAGCCCAAACttttccgagccacatcaaccagctccgactggggggtcccgaggaattcccaggccaggttggagatataatccctccacctagtcctgggtcttcgcCGAGGTGcgataaactgaatgtaatacCCCCCcactgctccgattctccgaccaatctcacactccatggtcccctcactcacAAACGAAACCCTAaagtatttaaactccttcactcgGGGtgaggactcactccctacctgaagaaggcactccatcatGACAGAGATTGACATTGACGGACATTGATTCGGACTATTCCACCGGATCAACCTGATTGGATTTAAACTGATTGTCTTTTTTgccctgctgagaaccatggtctcagatttagaggtgctgatcctcatcctaGCCGCTTCACGGGTTaagaaccgatccagtgagtgctgaaggtcacagaccgatgacgccatcaggaccacatcatctgcaaaaagcagcaatgagatcctgagcccaccgaactgcaacccctccccgccccgactacgcctcgatatcctgtccataaatattacaaacaggattggtgacaaagcgcagccctggcggaggcaaACCCTCCAGAACCTGGAACAAGTTGGAGTAGACTTAACCAGGGAAGCTGAGAGGTGTGATActcctgtaattggcacacaccctctggtctcCCTTTTAACAGaagggaaccaccaccccggtcttcCACTGCTGAGGCACTGTCTCAGACTCCCAGGCAATtttaaagaggcgtgtcaaccaagacgtcccctccacacccagagcatTCGACATTTCTGGGcagatctcatcaatccctggggctttgccactgtggagttgtttgactacctcagctctggtccattataacacctataaagagagactttgcatttataatttggaactgaggaatgcaagaaggtccttcttctctgatattatctctagaaacaataataattcacgtgctttgtttgctactgttgataggttaacaaaccctccagtaccagtagcatctgaacttttatctaccaaggcctgcaatgactttgcctccttcttcaaagacaaaattcagaagattagacaaacagtcagtgcctccatatcaagttcaggatatgtgttgtcacagtgttcaagcaaaactagttccaatatgacagaatttcacacgatcaaccatacaaacctggaggacattattcaacatctgaaaacctcgacctgttgccttgatattctaccaacgggacttttcaaaaatgtttccaattgtttgacttctgatcttctacagattgtgaacacatctcttctttcaggaatctttccacaggccctgaaaactgcagtaatcaagcctctattaaaaaagaacaacctagacaagtcactaatgagcaactataggccaatatcaaaccttccgtttttaagtaaaatcattgaaaaagtagtctttcaacaactcaaccatttcttgtcactaagcaacagttttgatacctttcagtcgggtttccgaccacaccacagcactgaaacggctcttgtcaaagtctttaatgacatccaccttaacacagataatggcaaaatttcaatcttagtattacttgatctcagtgctgcatttgacacggttgaccacgacatattactaaaccgattggaaactgggtaggactttctggcttagtactaaactggtttgaatcctacctaaagaatagggattactttgtgtcaataggtaattatgcatctgagcgtacaaatatgacgtgcggagttccgcaaggctccatttcTGGgccctcttctgtttaacatctacatgcttccactggctcagattatggagaaaaacaaaataagttaccatagttatgcggatgacacaaatttacataaccttatcgccaggggactatagtccaatacaaaaactgactaagtgcatcgaacaattaacgactggatgtgccagaactttctgagattaaatgaaggaaaaactgaggtagtgttttttggaaaaaagaggaacgattaaaagtctgcgctcagcttcaaacaacaatgttaaaaacaacagacaaagccagaatcttggtgtagtcatggactcagacctgaacttaacagccacattaagacaattacaaagtcagcctactatcacctaaagaacatatcagggttaaaggacttatgtgtcaacaggacttggaaaaactggtccatgctttcatcttcagtagacttgactactgtaacggggtctttacaggtctccctaaaaaatcaatcagacagctgcagctgattcagaacgctgctgctcgagtcctcactaagaccaagagactggatcacatcactccagtcctcactaagaccaagagactggatcacatcactccagttctgaagtctttacactggcttcctgtgtctcaaagaattgatttcaaagtgctagtttataaatcccttaacggtttaggtacaaaatacatttctgatctgctactacactatgacccccccagacctctcaggtcatctgggacaggtctactttctgtccccagagtcagaactaaacagggtgaagcagctttcagtttctatgctcctcatatctggaataaactcccagaaacctgcagatccgctgctactctcagttctttaaatcaaggctgaagaccttcctttttgatgctgcctttctttaaattaatgctcatttctttcttatgctgcactgtaacttttattcttgtgttctatgtgtcctaatgtttctattttgtttttaactgtctattcatgtgtcttattgatttttaatgcttatgacttttaactgtttgtacttgtgttttatctgttttaatgattttgtgtaaagcactttgaattgccctgttgctgaaatgtgctatacaaataaagctgccttgccttgccttgcctcagcgacctccaccagggtaACTGACGACAATcctccatcatcctccagctctgcctctaccacagaggacgtgtcagctggatttaggagttcctcaaagtgctccttccaccgctctattacctccccagttgaggtcaacaacgtcccatccttactgtatacagcttggatgattcctcgcttccccctcctgaggtggcgaacggttttccagaagcaccttggtgccgaccgaaagtccttctccatgtcttctccaggtcttctccaggtcttctccatgtcttctccaggtcttctccgaacttctcccacacccgctgctttgcctctgtcacggcagaggctgcagcccttcggggcCCGttggtaccctgcaactgcctccggagtcctccggatAACATGTCCCAGAGGActccttcagtcggacggcttccctgaccaccggtgtccaccagggtgttcgtgggttaccgcccccttgaggcacctaaaaccctaagacacagctccccgccgcagcttcagcaatggaaactttgaacattgtccactcactcaggttcaatgccccagcCTCCacgggatgcacgaaaagctccgccgtgAGTGTGAAAGTGAAAGTGAGTCGGACagtcctccagacgttcccaattcaTCCGCAATACCCGTTAGGGCTTACCAGGTctctccagagtcctcccccacccctgacccaacccaccaccagatggtgatcagttgacagctctgcccctctcttcccccgagtgtccaaaacatacggcctcagatcagatgaaacgattataaaatagatcattgacctttgacctagggtgctctggtaccacgtacacttatgagcatcactatgtttgaacatggtgtttgtgatggacaatccatgacagagtccaacccctatccaggagtacggttccagaactgGGACTGTGCACAGAGGTAAGGTTCTAACCCGTGGTCCATGGTCTGACCCGTGGTCCAGGATCTGTTGCTCTCCAGGCCCATGGTCTGACCCGTGGTCCAGGTTCTGACCCGTGGTCCAGGTTCTGTTGCTCTGCAGGCCCATGGTCTGACCCGTGGTCCAGGTTCTGACCCATGGCCCAGGTTCTGTTGCTCTCCAGGCCCATGGTCTGACCCGTGGTCCAGGTTCTGTTGCTCTCCAGGCCCATGGTCTGACCCGTGGTCCAGGATCTGTTGCTCTCCAGGCCCATGGTCTGACCCGTGGTCCAGGTTCTGTTGCTCTCCAGGCCCATGGTCTGACCCGTGGTCCAGGTTCTGACCCGTAGTCCAGGTTCTGTTGCTCTCCAGGCCCATGGTCTGACCCGTGGTCCAGGATCTGTTGCTCTCCAGGCCCATGGTCTGACCCGTGGTCCAGGATCTGTTGCTCTCCAGGCCCATGGTCTGACCCGTGGTCCAGGATCTGTTGCTCTCCAGGCCCATGGTCTGAACACTTTGAGAGTCATGGAGTTTAAAATGTGCAGATATCTCAGCTGTGCAGGCGTGAGGGAGAAAACAGCAGAAAGATTAGTTATATTTGActgatggggggaggggggggggggttgtactGGGACAGCTGGTCCCCGTTACTAGTTTAATTGCTGTTTCCAGTACTTGAACAACACCTCGGCCGTGTCTGCTGTCCACGGGATGTTGTCTCTGGCTGTCCGGAGGAGAAGTGGACTGACTCCTGGGAGGAAGGTGTATCTGGAGGCGATTGTGTTGTCGAGGGTGGAGTCGACCTGATGGAGAAGTTCATCACAGGGATGTAGATGGTGGCGTTTGGACAAGTAGCGGGACCAGTTTTTACCATCTGCTGGATCTGCTTGAGTCTGGTCGTCGGTTCCTGTTCAGAGAGGCAGTTGCTGGGTTGTTGAGTTGTTGGGTTGTTGAGTTGCTGGGTTGTTGAGTTGCTGGGTTGTTGGGTTGTTGAGTTGTTGGGTTGTTGAGTTGCTGGGTTGTTGGGTTGCCGGGTTGCTGAGTTGTTGAGTTGCTGAGTTGCTGAATTGTTGAGTTGTTGGGTTGTTGAGTTGTTGGGTTGTTGGGTTGTTGAGTTGTTGGGTTGTTGAGTTGCTGGGTTGTTGGGTTGTTGAGTTGTTGGGTTGCTGATTTGTTGGGTTGCTGGGTTGTTGAGTTGTTGGGTTGCTGAGTTGCTGAGTTGTTGGGTTGCTGAGTTGTTGGGTTGTTGGGTTGTTGAGTTGTTGGGTTGCTGAGTTGTTGGGTTGTTGGGTTGTTGAGTTGTTGGGTTGCTGGTTGCTGGGTTGTTGGGTTGTTGGGTTGTTGAGTTGTTGGGTTGCTGAGTTGTTGGGTTGTTGGGTTGTTGAGTTGTTGGGTTGCTGAGTTGCTGGGTTGTTGGGTTGCCGGGTTGCTGGGTTGTTGGGTTGCCGGGTTGCTGAGTtgttggcgtgtgtgtgtctggttgtggGTGGGGTTTCTCTAAGATGGCCGTTATGTGGTGGAAGGTGTCTCCGGGGTAACTGTCCACCTGTATGTCGGGGTCTGTCCCCGAAAAACCTCCGGCGACCAGTCCTGTATCTTTCTAAAAGAAAagatatgtattttattttatttattcatctttctcAAACTGTCTAAATTAATAACCTTAActgtttgtttaatatttacTGTTGGAGTGGGGGGGATTTGGGTGATCTTggtgtgatggagagcttttgtgtttgtttgtcagtgtgtgtgtgtgtgtgtgtgtgtgttcggggtgtgtgttttgttttgttaactgtTGTCTAATtatgaatgtactgtatttttttttctgcctttaaaaACGAGGGATTATTCCTAATACAGAATTTCACatgacagtttgtgtgtgtgtgtgtgtgtgtgtgtgtgtggttccgGGCGCCCTGGGGAGTCAGGTGCTGCTGCAGAGGCCCGGTTTGGGGCGCGTAACTCAGATGTTTGGGGTGGAATCAGCTTTTCATTGTGTCCCTTTCtcctcattccccccccccccccaggc
The Etheostoma spectabile isolate EspeVRDwgs_2016 unplaced genomic scaffold, UIUC_Espe_1.0 scaffold00006092, whole genome shotgun sequence DNA segment above includes these coding regions:
- the LOC116677870 gene encoding olfactory receptor 11A1-like, which encodes MKNSTQVSYFILGAYFDIGLFKNLLFLIIMCFYALIICANVLLVVVICVNRSLHEPMYLFLVSLFVNELYGSTGLFPFLLVQILSDIHTVSAPFCFLQIFCLYSYATIQFHNLSIMSYDRYLAICYPLQYHTRMTSNKVAVLIALTWLYPFVGVSVTISLSSPLQLCGNIIKTVYCDNYAIVKLACSDTRVNNIYGLIHISLVIFVPLLLILYTYMRILKVCFSGSKQTRQKAVSTCTPHLASTINFFFGSFFQILQSRFDLSSVPMMLRIFLSLYFLTCQPILNPLMYGLQMSKIRILCKSLIFGC